From a region of the Thiorhodovibrio winogradskyi genome:
- a CDS encoding ABC1 kinase family protein: MSQFSDNGGRAVPSQRLSRLWHIGRATTDLAVGVGARGLWDMARTRGASGQRIRLSPAATQRFTDRLARMRGAVMKMGQMMSMDGADVFTPEAAAIMASLRERAEPMPLSQLAQVLEREWGSDWNKGFRRFDFTPIAAASIGQVHRAETRDGRQLALKIQFPGVRESIDSDIDNLGFLARTLGMVPKGADPRPLLEEARRQLHQEADYQAEAEALEAYRTLIGDDPAFLVPAVHRDLSTNRVLAMDYIEGVSIDRLSENQFSRQERDRVSSALTDLTLRELFEFQLAQTDPNFGNYFYQPESGRVVLLDFGATARIAPSLVTGFRRLAAAGMADEVPAMHQAIVDLGYLSADAPRQNVDALTELMRLSGEMLRTEGLYDFGSSDLFERIYQRGRELYLDGAFSELPDPSSLFLHRKFVGTFMLCRRLRARIDFRAMMARYL; encoded by the coding sequence ATGAGCCAGTTTTCCGACAACGGCGGTCGCGCCGTCCCCAGCCAGCGCTTGAGTCGCCTGTGGCATATCGGCCGCGCCACCACTGACCTGGCCGTTGGCGTGGGTGCGCGCGGCCTGTGGGACATGGCGCGCACGCGCGGCGCCAGCGGCCAGCGCATCCGCCTCAGTCCCGCCGCCACCCAGCGATTTACCGACCGTTTGGCGCGGATGCGCGGGGCGGTGATGAAAATGGGCCAGATGATGTCCATGGATGGCGCCGATGTGTTCACACCCGAGGCGGCCGCCATCATGGCCAGTCTGCGCGAGCGCGCCGAGCCCATGCCGCTCAGTCAGCTCGCACAGGTGCTCGAGCGCGAGTGGGGCAGCGACTGGAACAAAGGCTTTCGCCGGTTTGATTTCACCCCCATCGCGGCGGCCTCTATTGGCCAGGTGCATCGCGCCGAGACCCGCGACGGGCGTCAGTTGGCGCTGAAGATCCAATTCCCCGGCGTGCGCGAGAGCATCGACAGCGACATCGACAACCTGGGGTTTCTCGCCCGCACCCTGGGCATGGTGCCCAAGGGCGCGGATCCGCGACCCTTGTTGGAGGAAGCGCGCCGCCAGTTGCACCAAGAGGCCGACTATCAGGCCGAGGCCGAGGCACTGGAGGCCTATCGCACGCTGATCGGCGATGATCCGGCCTTTCTGGTGCCTGCGGTGCATCGGGATCTCAGCACCAACCGGGTGCTGGCGATGGATTACATCGAGGGGGTGTCGATTGACCGGCTCTCGGAGAACCAATTCAGTCGCCAGGAGCGTGACCGCGTCTCCAGCGCGCTGACCGATCTGACGCTGCGCGAGCTGTTTGAGTTTCAGTTGGCCCAGACCGATCCCAACTTCGGCAACTACTTCTATCAGCCCGAGTCCGGGCGCGTGGTGCTGCTGGATTTCGGCGCCACCGCGCGCATCGCGCCATCATTGGTGACCGGCTTCCGCCGCCTGGCCGCCGCTGGCATGGCCGATGAGGTGCCCGCCATGCACCAGGCCATTGTTGATCTCGGTTATCTCAGCGCCGATGCGCCGCGGCAGAATGTCGATGCCCTGACCGAACTCATGCGCCTGTCCGGGGAGATGCTGCGCACCGAGGGGCTCTATGACTTTGGCAGCTCCGATCTGTTCGAGCGCATTTATCAGCGTGGGCGCGAACTGTATTTGGACGGCGCCTTCAGCGAACTGCCCGATCCCTCGAGTCTGTTCCTGCATCGCAAATTTGTCGGCACCTTCATGCTGTGCCGACGTCTGCGCGCGCGCATTGATTTTCGCGCCATGATGGCGCGCTATCTCTGA
- a CDS encoding oxygen-binding di-iron domain-containing protein, translating into MGTSSFPNPNHASGPDPELKHLIGADTNKALEIAERVWWVGHVLADDPFQCHVYLLEQGDQSVLFDPGSRLTFPGTLRKIEQVIPFTQIRYFVCHHQDPDITAALPLIDAMNDREDAVVVTHWRAHALLRHYGLKMPFWLVDQNDWKLPLVDRELKFIFTPYAHFPGAICTFDPKTGVLFSSDLFGGFTEQPTLVARGESHIEALKPFHEHYMPSNDILGYAMAQIERYPVEIIAAQHGSIIPRSLVPFLIEQLKQLDCGIYLLGQDDSDIRRLSRLNATLRDIAETMLLYRDFRDIATRLLELVQRSLPAERIDYYTALPDGKILVLNPENRFSGSIECDSPEFCRFIGQDREQWVRAHQDDSSFADHHLCAGAFCEEYSGPTKGSRIAIPLIGPSQQRIDGFAIISLRDRIPVTKGIEQIVKQLADPLQVALEREVIYREIDQEREKAYQRSIRDALTGLFTRFYMQDVMSRHCALHDRDPKAEFAAIMLDVDHFKRINDTHGHGVGDRVLQSVAALLTTSSRATDIAVRYGGEEFIVFVVGQGQQPAMAAAERLRTCLMAAPIDVANGNQLKVTASFGVATRVPGESLDQLIKRADGALYRAKENGRNRVEPA; encoded by the coding sequence GTGGGCACATCTTCCTTTCCGAACCCAAATCATGCTTCAGGTCCTGATCCAGAACTCAAGCACCTGATCGGGGCCGATACCAACAAGGCGCTTGAAATCGCCGAACGGGTGTGGTGGGTGGGACATGTGCTGGCGGATGATCCCTTCCAATGCCATGTGTATCTGCTTGAACAGGGAGATCAATCGGTGCTGTTCGACCCTGGCTCACGCCTGACCTTTCCCGGCACCCTGCGCAAAATCGAGCAGGTGATTCCCTTCACCCAAATTCGCTACTTCGTCTGTCACCATCAGGACCCGGACATCACCGCCGCCTTACCACTGATCGACGCCATGAATGATCGCGAGGACGCCGTGGTGGTCACCCACTGGCGCGCCCATGCCCTGCTGCGCCATTACGGCTTGAAAATGCCCTTTTGGCTGGTCGACCAAAACGACTGGAAGCTACCCTTGGTTGATCGGGAGCTGAAATTTATTTTCACCCCCTATGCGCATTTTCCCGGCGCCATCTGTACCTTTGACCCCAAGACCGGGGTGCTGTTTTCCAGCGATCTGTTCGGCGGCTTTACCGAACAACCCACCCTGGTCGCGCGCGGGGAATCCCATATCGAGGCGCTGAAGCCCTTTCATGAGCACTATATGCCAAGCAATGACATCCTCGGCTATGCCATGGCGCAGATTGAGCGCTATCCGGTGGAAATCATTGCCGCGCAGCATGGGTCCATTATTCCGCGCTCCCTGGTGCCCTTTTTGATCGAACAGCTCAAGCAGCTCGATTGCGGCATTTACCTGCTCGGCCAGGATGACAGCGATATTCGCCGGCTCTCGCGTCTCAATGCCACCCTGCGCGACATTGCCGAGACCATGCTGCTGTATCGGGACTTCCGCGACATCGCCACCCGCCTGCTGGAGCTGGTACAGCGCAGCTTGCCAGCGGAGCGCATTGATTACTACACCGCCCTGCCCGATGGCAAAATTCTGGTGCTCAATCCAGAAAATCGCTTTTCCGGCTCCATTGAATGTGACTCTCCGGAATTCTGCCGCTTCATCGGCCAGGATCGCGAGCAATGGGTGCGCGCGCATCAGGATGATTCCAGCTTTGCCGATCATCACCTGTGCGCGGGCGCCTTTTGCGAGGAGTACAGCGGTCCCACGAAAGGCTCGCGCATTGCCATTCCGCTCATTGGCCCCTCGCAACAGCGCATCGACGGCTTCGCTATCATCAGCTTGCGCGATCGCATTCCAGTGACCAAAGGCATCGAGCAGATCGTCAAACAACTCGCCGACCCACTGCAGGTCGCCCTGGAGCGCGAGGTCATTTACCGGGAAATTGATCAAGAACGGGAAAAAGCCTATCAGCGTTCCATTCGCGATGCCCTGACCGGCCTGTTTACCCGTTTTTACATGCAGGACGTCATGAGCCGCCATTGCGCCCTGCATGATCGCGACCCCAAGGCGGAATTCGCCGCCATCATGCTGGATGTCGATCACTTCAAGCGCATCAACGACACCCATGGCCATGGTGTTGGAGATCGCGTCCTGCAAAGCGTCGCGGCCCTGCTGACCACCTCCAGCCGCGCAACTGACATTGCCGTGCGCTATGGTGGCGAGGAATTCATTGTTTTCGTCGTCGGCCAGGGCCAGCAGCCAGCCATGGCCGCCGCCGAGCGCCTGCGCACCTGCCTGATGGCCGCTCCCATCGACGTCGCAAACGGAAACCAGCTGAAAGTGACCGCCAGTTTCGGCGTCGCCACGCGAGTTCCAGGAGAGAGTCTGGATCAACTCATCAAACGCGCCGATGGCGCGCTCTACCGCGCCAAGGAGAATGGGCGCAATCGGGTCGAGCCCGCTTGA
- a CDS encoding protein kinase domain-containing protein: MDPTTLCPGCFALIGKANPCPHCGFDKNAPRPVQALPVRTLLNQQFLVGRVLGKPGGFGITYLAWDQLLEARVAIKEYLPRELAVRAQDSRTLHPHSQDEIDLFRYGLEQFMAEARTLAKLDHPNLVRVRQFFEANGTAYLVMDYYRGCSLAEHLERQPDSRMREPDALALMQPILDGLRAVHAKGFLHRDIKPQNIYLAQTDSGGVRPILLDFGAARQAMGERSRSLSVVISPGYAPFEQYHRKGQQGPATDIYGAAAVLYRMLTGVVPPEATERMAGDDLRPAADFGVSAPVSAALEQALAMSVEARPGTVAGFQEVLMPPMARPEPGLPRGAALPRRNEPEHQQQLTGDENLRKPSQTTPTTASPHGCLSWIGLGVIIVGLSVGLVIMETPPRPPQMEERYSDHGDGTLTDLTTGLQWMRCSLGQEWTGSTCAGSAELMTWDAIMTNGQQKTWPEFAGYGDWRAPTIEELRTLIYCSSGQPAYWPAKDCSGNYTQPTIHSMAFPNTSPDWFWSVSPNASNSDYAWYLSFYRGTDGYNFEGNYCQVRLVRSGQ; the protein is encoded by the coding sequence ATGGATCCCACCACCCTTTGTCCCGGCTGCTTTGCCCTGATCGGCAAAGCCAACCCTTGCCCGCACTGCGGCTTCGACAAAAACGCCCCGCGCCCGGTGCAAGCCTTGCCAGTGCGCACGCTGCTCAATCAGCAATTCCTCGTCGGTCGCGTGCTCGGCAAACCCGGCGGCTTCGGCATCACCTATCTCGCCTGGGATCAACTGCTCGAAGCCCGCGTCGCCATCAAGGAATACCTGCCGCGCGAACTCGCCGTGCGCGCCCAAGACAGCCGCACCCTACACCCGCACAGCCAGGACGAGATTGATCTGTTCCGCTACGGGCTGGAGCAATTCATGGCCGAGGCGCGCACCCTGGCCAAGCTCGACCATCCCAACCTGGTGCGGGTGCGTCAGTTCTTCGAGGCCAATGGCACCGCCTATCTGGTAATGGACTACTACCGAGGCTGCTCGCTCGCCGAGCACTTGGAACGCCAGCCCGACAGTCGCATGCGCGAGCCCGATGCCCTGGCCCTGATGCAGCCGATTCTCGACGGCCTGCGCGCCGTCCATGCCAAGGGCTTTCTGCACCGCGACATCAAGCCACAGAACATCTACCTGGCTCAGACCGACTCCGGCGGCGTGCGCCCCATCCTGCTCGACTTCGGCGCCGCCCGCCAAGCGATGGGCGAGCGCTCCCGCTCGCTGTCCGTGGTCATCAGCCCCGGCTATGCGCCCTTCGAGCAATACCACCGCAAAGGCCAGCAAGGCCCGGCGACCGACATCTATGGCGCGGCGGCGGTACTGTATCGAATGCTGACCGGCGTGGTTCCGCCGGAGGCGACCGAGCGCATGGCGGGGGATGACTTGCGCCCGGCGGCGGATTTTGGAGTGAGTGCGCCGGTAAGCGCGGCGCTGGAACAGGCGCTGGCGATGAGCGTGGAGGCGCGGCCGGGGACGGTTGCAGGGTTTCAGGAGGTGCTTATGCCGCCGATGGCGCGCCCCGAACCCGGGCTTCCAAGGGGAGCCGCGCTGCCGCGTCGCAACGAGCCGGAACACCAACAACAGCTCACGGGCGATGAGAATCTGAGGAAACCATCGCAGACGACGCCCACGACAGCTTCACCTCACGGTTGCCTGTCCTGGATTGGATTAGGAGTCATCATCGTTGGACTCTCGGTCGGTCTTGTGATCATGGAAACGCCTCCGCGTCCTCCCCAGATGGAAGAACGCTACAGCGATCATGGTGACGGTACTTTGACTGATCTCACCACCGGCTTGCAGTGGATGCGCTGTAGCCTCGGGCAGGAATGGACTGGATCGACCTGCGCGGGATCGGCGGAGTTAATGACTTGGGATGCCATCATGACGAATGGACAACAGAAAACCTGGCCGGAGTTTGCCGGTTACGGCGATTGGCGGGCGCCGACCATCGAGGAATTGAGGACGCTTATCTACTGTTCGAGTGGTCAACCCGCCTATTGGCCAGCAAAGGATTGCAGCGGGAATTACACTCAACCAACAATCCACTCAATGGCTTTTCCGAATACGTCACCCGATTGGTTTTGGTCAGTCTCGCCGAATGCCAGCAACTCGGACTACGCGTGGTACCTGAGCTTCTACAGAGGGACTGACGGCTACAACTTTGAGGGCAACTACTGCCAGGTCAGGTTAGTGCGCAGCGGACAGTGA
- a CDS encoding BrnA antitoxin family protein gives MPALKPETIFPTEEEDATITTAALSDPDARPLTEQEWATFKPRLRVGGSSVQVRKISTTIRLDNDVLAAMEATGPGWQTRVNDALRALFIQSPSS, from the coding sequence ATGCCAGCGCTTAAGCCAGAAACCATTTTTCCAACCGAGGAAGAGGACGCGACCATCACGACCGCTGCTCTTTCAGACCCCGATGCGCGCCCGCTGACTGAACAAGAATGGGCGACCTTCAAACCTCGACTGCGCGTGGGCGGCTCGTCGGTGCAGGTGCGCAAAATCTCGACCACTATCCGCTTAGATAACGACGTGCTGGCTGCAATGGAGGCCACCGGCCCCGGCTGGCAGACGCGCGTTAATGATGCCCTGCGTGCGCTCTTCATTCAGTCGCCAAGTTCGTAG
- a CDS encoding trypsin-like peptidase domain-containing protein, whose protein sequence is MIRPASPTQRTLICLAALTTLLATPPIHARDEATRARMDAATLRVLCLSEDGNELGAGSGFVIGSGRHVVTNWHVVECTAEGGEAAVLLSAAERNADGDPVVSVRVASADAKRDLAILALERPLRRPAVTFATAESVRKLDLVIAYGFPGVADREDAGDFADPSATTGVVSRIDASAPGADLPRLIQTDAAINPGNSGGPLFDAAGRVIGINTLKALTEVASSDPEAGDLLVRVPLGEGIGWAVVSDELFPTLDRLGIPYRVESSRPDANTTGLPAAVWLTIALSLLTLMLALSFARRTQAAASKALGNQSASPANAPRPTAPAKPTPSPSGQPQLHGIAGPYSGVSVPLGARPIAIGRDPAMVQLVIPADFGRVSKRHALIGYDRKQGQFQIEDCWSSHGTFVNGEPLPLGGSTTLAPGGRVDLASAEVAFEVILT, encoded by the coding sequence ATGATCCGCCCAGCAAGCCCAACTCAGCGCACGCTCATCTGCCTGGCTGCCCTAACCACACTGCTCGCCACCCCACCCATCCACGCCCGCGACGAAGCCACCCGCGCGCGCATGGATGCCGCCACCCTGCGCGTGCTCTGCCTGAGCGAAGACGGCAATGAGCTGGGCGCCGGCTCGGGCTTTGTGATCGGCAGCGGGCGGCATGTGGTGACCAACTGGCATGTGGTTGAATGCACCGCCGAGGGTGGCGAGGCTGCGGTGCTGCTCTCCGCCGCCGAGCGCAACGCGGACGGCGATCCGGTGGTGTCGGTGCGGGTGGCCAGCGCCGATGCGAAGCGCGATCTCGCCATCCTGGCACTGGAGCGCCCGTTGCGCCGCCCGGCGGTCACCTTCGCCACCGCCGAGAGCGTGCGCAAACTCGATCTGGTGATCGCCTATGGCTTCCCCGGCGTGGCCGATCGCGAGGACGCCGGCGACTTCGCCGATCCGAGTGCCACCACCGGCGTGGTCAGCCGCATCGACGCAAGCGCGCCGGGCGCCGATCTGCCCCGGCTGATTCAAACCGACGCTGCCATCAACCCCGGCAACTCCGGCGGCCCACTGTTTGATGCCGCCGGTCGCGTCATCGGCATCAACACCCTGAAGGCGCTGACCGAAGTCGCCAGCAGTGACCCCGAGGCCGGAGACCTCCTAGTGCGCGTGCCGCTCGGCGAGGGCATCGGCTGGGCGGTGGTCAGCGACGAATTGTTCCCCACGCTCGACCGCCTCGGCATCCCCTACCGGGTCGAATCCAGCCGGCCCGATGCGAACACAACCGGTCTGCCAGCCGCCGTCTGGCTGACCATCGCCCTATCGCTCCTGACCCTGATGCTGGCGCTCTCGTTCGCCCGTCGCACCCAAGCCGCTGCCAGCAAGGCCCTCGGCAACCAGAGCGCAAGTCCGGCCAACGCACCCCGGCCAACAGCGCCCGCCAAACCAACACCCAGCCCAAGCGGCCAGCCGCAGTTGCACGGCATCGCCGGGCCTTACTCCGGCGTCAGTGTGCCGCTCGGCGCCCGCCCCATCGCCATCGGGCGCGATCCGGCCATGGTGCAACTGGTGATTCCCGCCGACTTCGGGCGCGTCAGCAAACGCCACGCACTGATCGGCTATGATCGCAAGCAGGGCCAGTTCCAGATTGAGGACTGCTGGTCCTCCCACGGCACCTTCGTCAACGGCGAGCCGCTACCACTCGGCGGTTCGACCACCCTGGCCCCCGGCGGGCGCGTCGATCTCGCTTCCGCCGAGGTCGCTTTCGAGGTGATTTTGACATGA
- a CDS encoding PP2C family protein-serine/threonine phosphatase produces MTRLRFRTAQLSAAGGRQVNEDAIAQGAGCWALADGLGGHGGGEVAARLAVDAALAALKDRQPEPQALNEAIAAAHQAVVNSQQDAPRLVGMRTTLVLLVSDGQHAAWAHVGDSRLYGFRAGKLWMQTADHSVPQVLALAGEITPEQIRGHEDRNRLLRCLGQERPPKPALNPEPNQDPIALQPGDVFLLCSDGFWEGIDEARMQLSLAQATDPGAWLATLEQHLLAQAEPGHDNYSALAIFVDGPAP; encoded by the coding sequence ATGACAAGACTCCGCTTTCGCACCGCCCAACTCAGCGCCGCCGGCGGTCGCCAAGTCAACGAAGACGCCATCGCCCAAGGCGCGGGCTGCTGGGCACTGGCCGATGGACTCGGCGGCCATGGTGGCGGTGAAGTCGCCGCACGCCTCGCCGTCGATGCGGCTTTGGCTGCACTGAAAGACCGCCAGCCCGAACCGCAGGCACTGAACGAGGCCATCGCCGCAGCCCATCAAGCCGTGGTCAACAGCCAGCAGGACGCACCGCGCCTGGTCGGCATGCGCACCACCCTGGTGCTGCTCGTGAGCGACGGCCAGCACGCCGCCTGGGCGCATGTCGGCGACAGTCGGCTCTATGGCTTTCGCGCCGGCAAGCTGTGGATGCAAACCGCCGATCACAGCGTGCCCCAAGTGCTGGCCCTGGCCGGGGAAATCACCCCCGAGCAGATTCGCGGCCACGAAGACCGCAACCGCCTGCTGCGCTGCCTCGGCCAGGAGCGCCCGCCCAAACCCGCGCTCAATCCCGAGCCGAACCAAGACCCGATCGCGCTGCAACCCGGCGATGTCTTCCTGCTGTGCAGCGACGGCTTCTGGGAGGGGATCGACGAAGCGCGGATGCAGCTGTCCCTCGCTCAAGCCACCGACCCCGGCGCCTGGCTCGCGACCCTGGAACAACACCTGCTCGCCCAGGCCGAGCCCGGTCACGACAACTACAGCGCCCTGGCCATCTTCGTCGACGGCCCCGCCCCCTGA
- a CDS encoding YfaP family protein: protein MLKRRSREISIFNLSLLDVFASAMAAFLIIMIILLPYYERDAIAEQARIVELERALESSQNAQAQAEAARDAAEAQAQSARAEAERERQRADSLASRLARTFLVLYIRWNTRDDVDLHVIDPSGAEFYFEHKTRPGRPGELSEDTVNGPGNEVWEVRDTPPGGYRIFARLYKVKDTRKPVEVQGRVFHRDGSNPFPTVRLRETGDSVLITTIHVDEDGNVELR, encoded by the coding sequence ATGCTCAAACGCCGCAGCCGCGAGATTTCCATCTTCAACCTGTCGCTGCTCGATGTGTTCGCGAGCGCGATGGCCGCCTTTTTGATCATCATGATCATCCTGCTACCCTACTACGAGCGCGACGCCATCGCCGAGCAGGCACGAATCGTGGAGCTTGAGCGGGCGCTGGAGTCAAGTCAGAACGCGCAAGCCCAGGCCGAGGCCGCGCGGGACGCAGCGGAAGCCCAAGCCCAAAGCGCACGCGCCGAGGCCGAACGCGAACGCCAGCGCGCCGACAGCCTCGCCAGCCGACTCGCGCGCACCTTCCTGGTGCTCTACATCCGCTGGAACACCAGAGACGATGTCGATCTGCATGTCATCGACCCCAGCGGCGCGGAGTTCTATTTCGAGCACAAAACCCGTCCAGGCCGCCCCGGAGAACTGAGCGAAGATACCGTCAACGGCCCAGGCAACGAAGTCTGGGAAGTGCGCGACACTCCACCCGGCGGTTACCGCATCTTTGCCCGGCTCTATAAGGTCAAGGACACCCGCAAGCCCGTCGAGGTCCAGGGCCGGGTCTTCCACCGCGATGGCAGCAACCCCTTCCCAACCGTGCGACTGCGAGAAACCGGCGATTCAGTGCTAATCACCACCATCCATGTCGATGAGGATGGCAATGTGGAGCTGCGCTAG
- a CDS encoding DUF2887 domain-containing protein produces MRTDKEIYLLLRSDEEFLRILCGGLRIAGPYQFDAIDLKALERRLDGVVQPANEQEPMHAIEVQGWCDPSIYSRMLIDMGLLMKAHPKREVRGLLLFLIPEHDPQTPPWSALIERDPDPPIRRVYLIDILHDLEQRDPNHPLLATFLPFLIEDQTQLRAQAPSAYRIIQQAPLSESARRQCQDVFQSWITARFPTLTSEEILTMLGELTPLEQTRAYQDIVARNRPIWVKEGRNQGHDQGRKEGRKEEASGFVRRLLTRRLGRLTVTQQQRLETLTLEQLEALGEALLDFTSATDLNTWLDEEDQRSS; encoded by the coding sequence ATGCGAACAGACAAAGAAATCTACCTGCTCTTGCGCAGCGATGAGGAATTCCTGCGCATTCTCTGCGGCGGCCTGCGCATTGCTGGTCCCTATCAATTCGACGCCATCGACCTCAAGGCCCTGGAGCGCCGCCTCGACGGCGTCGTCCAGCCCGCCAACGAACAAGAACCGATGCACGCCATTGAAGTCCAAGGCTGGTGCGACCCAAGCATTTACTCCCGCATGCTCATCGACATGGGCCTGCTGATGAAAGCGCATCCAAAACGCGAGGTGCGCGGACTGCTGCTCTTCCTCATCCCGGAGCACGACCCTCAAACCCCGCCCTGGTCCGCCCTGATCGAGCGCGATCCCGACCCGCCCATCCGCCGGGTCTATCTGATCGACATCCTGCACGACCTTGAGCAACGCGATCCCAACCACCCGCTGCTGGCCACCTTCCTACCCTTCCTGATCGAAGACCAAACCCAGTTGCGCGCACAAGCCCCATCGGCCTACCGTATCATCCAACAAGCGCCCCTTTCAGAATCGGCCCGGCGCCAATGCCAGGACGTGTTTCAATCCTGGATCACCGCCCGCTTCCCGACCCTAACCAGCGAGGAGATTCTCACCATGCTCGGCGAACTCACCCCCTTGGAACAAACCCGCGCCTACCAGGACATCGTCGCCAGAAATCGACCAATCTGGGTCAAAGAGGGCCGCAACCAAGGCCACGACCAAGGCCGCAAGGAAGGCCGCAAGGAGGAAGCCAGCGGTTTCGTCCGCCGCCTACTCACCCGCCGCCTCGGCAGGCTCACGGTCACCCAGCAGCAGCGTCTCGAAACACTCACCTTGGAGCAACTCGAAGCCCTTGGCGAAGCCCTACTCGACTTCACCAGCGCCACCGACCTGAACACATGGCTGGATGAAGAGGATCAGCGCTCCAGCTAA
- a CDS encoding type II toxin-antitoxin system TacA family antitoxin: MNQFGTKECRLHIRCDERTRQVLDKAAGYTHTNLSAFVLNQALAAAERILGEQESITLQQEDFLAFLTALDTPSEPNAALVRAFERHAEQVV, encoded by the coding sequence ATGAACCAGTTTGGGACAAAAGAGTGTAGGCTTCACATCCGCTGCGATGAGCGCACCCGGCAGGTGCTGGACAAGGCTGCCGGCTATACACATACCAATCTCTCGGCTTTTGTTCTCAATCAAGCCCTGGCTGCTGCGGAGCGCATTCTGGGTGAACAAGAGTCGATCACGCTCCAACAAGAGGATTTTCTGGCTTTTCTTACCGCACTCGACACGCCGTCCGAACCCAATGCTGCGCTGGTGCGTGCCTTTGAGCGCCATGCAGAACAGGTGGTCTAG
- a CDS encoding GNAT family N-acetyltransferase yields the protein MARKLPRYPVPVALLGRLAVALNFQGRRLGSILLSDACRKELKASQVLAVAAIVVDAKDASAAAFSRHFGFLPLPGRPERLLLPANVLKGLKDIA from the coding sequence ATGGCCCGCAAGCTGCCCCGCTATCCGGTGCCGGTTGCTTTACTCGGACGCTTGGCCGTCGCTCTGAACTTCCAGGGCCGGAGGTTAGGGTCGATCTTGCTCTCCGATGCCTGCCGCAAAGAACTGAAAGCGAGTCAGGTACTGGCCGTTGCCGCGATTGTGGTGGATGCCAAAGACGCATCAGCGGCGGCCTTCTCTCGGCACTTTGGTTTCTTGCCCTTGCCTGGTCGCCCAGAGCGCCTGCTGCTGCCTGCGAATGTCTTAAAGGGTCTTAAAGACATCGCTTAA
- a CDS encoding FHA domain-containing protein, translating into MPMKPCGKGHFFDDSAHSTCPYCGVDLNIGATVGVSHSVDHSLEVEASVTRAAGRASSPPQRDDGVTRHVWAEKLGGIDPVVGWLVCIAGPDKGRDFRIHSERNFIGRAPTMDIAIAGDASISRENHSVISYNPKKNRFSLAPGDSRGLVYLNDEEVLSAEVLKPYDAIELGSTKLLFVPFCNETFHWTEGE; encoded by the coding sequence ATGCCTATGAAGCCCTGCGGTAAAGGCCATTTCTTTGATGACAGCGCGCACTCGACCTGTCCCTATTGCGGTGTTGATCTCAATATCGGCGCCACTGTGGGCGTGTCCCATTCCGTCGATCACTCGCTGGAGGTTGAAGCCTCAGTCACCCGCGCTGCTGGGCGCGCCAGTTCGCCGCCACAGCGCGACGATGGGGTGACGCGCCATGTGTGGGCCGAGAAACTCGGCGGGATTGACCCCGTCGTCGGCTGGTTGGTGTGCATTGCAGGGCCGGACAAGGGGCGGGATTTCCGTATCCACAGCGAGCGCAATTTCATCGGGCGCGCGCCAACCATGGATATAGCCATTGCCGGGGATGCCAGCATTAGCCGGGAAAATCACTCGGTCATCAGCTACAACCCGAAAAAAAACCGCTTCAGCCTCGCACCGGGGGACAGTCGCGGGCTGGTGTATTTGAACGATGAGGAAGTGCTATCAGCCGAAGTGCTAAAGCCCTACGATGCCATTGAACTTGGCAGCACTAAGCTGCTCTTTGTGCCCTTTTGCAATGAAACCTTTCACTGGACGGAAGGCGAGTAG
- a CDS encoding FHA domain-containing protein — MATAITKLRIGRDTACEIALNHQTVSSHHAELSFLGNGKLLLTDCRSRNGTFVVGANGQRQRIHQTLISPMDQVDFGEARLQVREILDAWRLKSAAPVAGAEAAGKPATSDEPAPGEPLERCHCGAIKPVNGACPACGQ, encoded by the coding sequence GTGGCAACAGCAATCACCAAGCTCCGCATCGGACGCGACACGGCTTGCGAGATCGCGCTCAATCATCAGACCGTCAGTAGCCACCATGCCGAGCTGAGTTTTCTTGGCAACGGCAAACTGCTGCTGACCGACTGTCGCAGTCGTAACGGGACTTTTGTGGTCGGGGCGAATGGCCAGCGCCAGCGCATCCATCAAACACTCATCTCGCCGATGGATCAGGTCGATTTCGGCGAAGCGCGTTTGCAGGTGCGCGAGATTTTAGACGCCTGGCGGCTCAAATCCGCCGCGCCAGTCGCCGGGGCCGAAGCTGCCGGCAAGCCCGCCACCAGCGACGAACCCGCGCCCGGCGAGCCGCTGGAGCGCTGCCATTGCGGAGCCATCAAACCCGTCAACGGCGCCTGCCCGGCCTGCGGTCAATGA